The Zeimonas sediminis genome window below encodes:
- the coq7 gene encoding 2-polyprenyl-3-methyl-6-methoxy-1,4-benzoquinone monooxygenase: MSANPSSAFRRESALDRSLAGLGRAMATLADAVPATRPNPAAGLADDGPASPDDRRLSGALMRVNHVGEVCAQALYEGQAATTSDPALARQFRQAAVEEGDHLAWTRQRLDELGARPSLLNPLWYAGAFALGMLAGRAGDRVSLGFMAETERQVEEHLAGHMDRLPADDRRSRLIVDQMKEDEVRHAEDAMRLGGAELPLPVRLAMRMAARVMTGTAHYL; encoded by the coding sequence ATGTCCGCGAACCCGTCGTCCGCCTTCCGCCGCGAATCCGCCCTGGATCGATCGCTGGCCGGCCTGGGCCGCGCCATGGCCACGCTGGCCGACGCAGTGCCGGCCACCCGGCCGAACCCGGCCGCCGGCCTTGCCGACGACGGACCGGCCAGTCCCGACGATCGCCGGCTATCGGGCGCGCTGATGCGGGTGAACCACGTCGGGGAGGTCTGCGCGCAGGCACTCTACGAGGGGCAGGCGGCCACCACGTCCGATCCGGCGCTCGCTCGCCAGTTCAGGCAGGCCGCGGTCGAGGAGGGCGATCACCTCGCCTGGACGCGCCAGCGGCTCGACGAGCTCGGCGCCCGGCCGTCGCTGCTCAATCCCCTCTGGTACGCGGGCGCCTTCGCGCTGGGGATGCTGGCCGGCCGCGCCGGCGACCGGGTCAGCCTCGGTTTCATGGCCGAGACCGAGCGGCAGGTCGAGGAGCACCTGGCCGGCCACATGGACAGGTTGCCTGCCGACGACCGGCGCTCCAGGCTGATCGTCGACCAGATGAAGGAAGACGAGGTGAGGCACGCCGAGGACGCGATGCGGCTCGGTGGCGCCGAGCTGCCGCTGCCGGTGCGGCTGGCCATGCGGATGGCCGCCAGGGTGATGACCGGCACCGCGCACTACCTCTAG
- the argC gene encoding N-acetyl-gamma-glutamyl-phosphate reductase, translated as MIKVGIVGGTGYTGVELLRLLAQHPQVELVAITSRKETGMPVADMYPSLRGRVKLAFTDPASAPLAECDVVFFATPHGVAMAQAPELLAAGVKVIDLAADFRLKDTAEFERWYKMPHSCPDILAEAVYGLPEVNRDAIRKARVIGLPGCYPTSVQLGWLPVLDPQAVATAGGDIVDRNSLIADCKSGVSGAGRKAEVHTLLAEASDNFKAYGVTGHRHSPEIAQGLAAIAGKPVALQFTPHLVPMIRGIHSTLYARLTPAGAKLDFQRLYEERFSGEPFVDVMPAGSTPETRSVRASNMVRIAVHRPAGTDLLIVLVVEDNLVKGASGQGVQVMNLMFGLPEDTGLTQLPVLP; from the coding sequence ATGATCAAGGTCGGAATCGTAGGGGGCACCGGATACACCGGGGTCGAGCTGCTGCGCCTGCTCGCCCAGCATCCGCAGGTGGAGCTGGTGGCGATCACCTCGCGCAAGGAGACCGGAATGCCGGTCGCCGACATGTACCCGTCGCTGCGCGGCCGCGTGAAGCTGGCCTTCACCGATCCGGCCAGCGCGCCGCTCGCCGAGTGCGACGTGGTCTTCTTCGCCACCCCGCACGGCGTGGCGATGGCGCAGGCGCCGGAGCTGCTCGCCGCCGGGGTCAAGGTGATCGACCTGGCGGCCGACTTCCGCCTGAAGGACACGGCCGAGTTCGAGCGCTGGTACAAGATGCCGCACAGCTGTCCGGACATCCTGGCCGAGGCGGTCTACGGCCTGCCCGAGGTCAACCGCGACGCGATCCGCAAGGCGCGGGTCATCGGCCTGCCGGGCTGCTACCCGACATCGGTCCAGCTGGGCTGGCTGCCGGTGCTCGATCCGCAGGCGGTCGCCACGGCGGGCGGCGACATCGTCGATCGGAATTCGCTGATCGCCGACTGCAAGTCGGGCGTGTCGGGCGCGGGGCGAAAGGCAGAGGTCCACACGCTGCTGGCCGAGGCCTCGGACAACTTCAAGGCCTACGGCGTGACCGGGCACCGCCATTCGCCCGAGATCGCGCAGGGGCTGGCGGCGATCGCCGGCAAGCCGGTCGCCCTGCAGTTCACGCCGCACCTGGTGCCGATGATCCGGGGCATCCACTCGACGCTGTACGCGCGCCTCACGCCGGCCGGCGCGAAGCTCGACTTCCAGAGGCTCTACGAAGAGCGCTTCTCCGGCGAGCCCTTCGTCGACGTGATGCCTGCGGGCTCCACGCCGGAAACGCGTTCGGTGCGCGCCTCGAACATGGTCAGGATCGCGGTCCACCGGCCCGCGGGCACCGACCTGCTGATCGTGCTGGTCGTCGAGGACAACCTGGTCAAGGGTGCGTCGGGCCAGGGCGTGCAGGTGATGAACCTGATGTTCGGGCTGCCCGAGGACACCGGACTGACCCAGCTGCCCGTCCTGCCCTGA
- a CDS encoding porin, translating to MKKSLLALAILGAFAGGAAAQANLTLYGIADVGIGMADTDGPGSDSAVNVFDSVQSSSRLGIRGSEDLGNGLKAVFNIEAAVNYDTGAASSRFWGRRAVVGLAGGFGEIRLGRDYTPGRSVIGKTDVMDLGLFGNWLTFSDNGGVTSRASNGLHYTGKFGGVTLRAMYASGEADNVSTPSGDGDMVGVSAVYEGGPLTVQGYYQSREFDNGTGGTDSADEYGLGAQYRFGGIRVALNYGMADTDQPAGGSVEHQAIGLGLGAKLGSGELLFNYIRQEVDAAGDPEAKSFAIAYVHPLSKRTNLYATYGQLKNEGGAAFELAKASGSVGGAADTTPKAFAVGVRHRF from the coding sequence ATGAAGAAATCCCTCCTCGCCCTCGCGATCCTCGGCGCCTTCGCCGGCGGCGCCGCGGCCCAGGCCAACCTGACCCTGTACGGCATCGCCGACGTCGGCATCGGCATGGCCGACACCGACGGGCCGGGCAGCGACAGCGCGGTCAACGTGTTCGACAGCGTGCAGTCGAGCAGCCGGCTCGGCATCCGCGGCTCGGAAGACCTCGGCAACGGCCTGAAGGCCGTGTTCAACATCGAGGCCGCGGTCAACTACGACACCGGCGCCGCCAGCAGCCGGTTCTGGGGCCGCCGCGCGGTCGTCGGCCTGGCCGGCGGCTTCGGGGAGATCCGCCTCGGCCGCGACTACACCCCGGGCCGCTCGGTGATCGGCAAGACCGACGTGATGGACCTCGGCCTGTTCGGCAACTGGCTCACCTTCAGCGACAACGGCGGCGTCACCAGCCGCGCGAGCAACGGCCTGCACTACACCGGCAAGTTCGGCGGCGTCACGCTGCGGGCGATGTACGCGAGCGGCGAGGCCGACAACGTGAGCACACCCTCGGGCGACGGCGACATGGTCGGAGTGTCGGCCGTCTACGAAGGCGGTCCGCTCACGGTGCAGGGCTACTACCAGAGCCGGGAGTTCGACAACGGCACCGGTGGCACCGATAGCGCGGACGAGTACGGCCTGGGCGCGCAGTACCGCTTCGGCGGCATCCGCGTGGCGCTGAACTACGGCATGGCGGACACCGACCAGCCGGCCGGCGGCAGTGTCGAGCACCAGGCGATCGGTCTCGGCCTGGGCGCGAAGCTCGGCTCGGGCGAACTTCTGTTCAACTACATCCGGCAGGAAGTCGACGCGGCCGGCGACCCCGAAGCGAAGTCCTTCGCGATCGCCTACGTGCATCCGCTGTCCAAGCGCACGAACCTGTACGCGACCTACGGTCAGCTGAAGAACGAGGGCGGCGCCGCCTTCGAACTGGCCAAGGCCAGCGGCAGCGTGGGCGGCGCGGCGGACACCACGCCGAAGGCCTTCGCGGTCGGCGTGCGTCACCGCTTCTGA
- a CDS encoding peptidoglycan DD-metalloendopeptidase family protein, which produces MTRISDPRFNKVAVAVAATLTFAAVTAFGVAPLREAELPAPETVVESLVFQPEIAETPDSFVQTERIRRGETLASLLERLGAADADFLQFASSDKSARKLLQLYAGRSVTAEIDGLGRVMSLQYRYGNLVIDGQENATRLTIKREGEGFVAVDEPVPLDRHTAMAAVTINSSLFAATDAAGIPDRVASMVADILDGEVDFRRDLRRGAELRVLYETVREADSLDGPVGTRVLAVQLLNDGERHEAVWFERDDGKGEFFGFDGRGMRKAFLRNPIEFSRVSSGFTNRRLHPVFGSVRAHKGVDFAAPSGTPVRASGSGVVDFAGWQNGYGKVVVLRHRNGVETLYAHLRGFASGLNKGDKVEQGEVIGYVGMTGWATGPHLHYEFMVDGRQVDPMKVAMPESEPLEAAERERFASHAEQVAVQLAQLDPLRIAARFE; this is translated from the coding sequence ATGACCCGAATTTCCGATCCCCGCTTCAACAAGGTCGCCGTCGCGGTCGCCGCAACGCTCACCTTCGCCGCGGTCACCGCCTTCGGCGTCGCCCCGTTGCGGGAGGCCGAGCTCCCGGCCCCCGAAACCGTCGTCGAGTCGCTGGTCTTCCAGCCCGAAATCGCCGAGACCCCCGACAGCTTCGTCCAGACCGAGCGAATCCGCCGCGGCGAGACCCTCGCCTCGCTGCTCGAGCGGCTCGGCGCGGCAGACGCCGACTTCCTGCAGTTCGCCAGCAGCGACAAATCCGCGCGCAAGCTGCTCCAGCTCTACGCCGGCCGTTCGGTCACCGCCGAGATCGACGGCCTGGGCCGCGTGATGTCGCTGCAGTACCGCTACGGCAACCTGGTCATCGACGGCCAGGAGAACGCCACCCGCCTCACGATCAAGCGCGAGGGCGAAGGCTTCGTCGCGGTCGACGAGCCGGTGCCGCTGGACCGCCACACCGCGATGGCCGCGGTCACGATCAATTCCTCGCTGTTCGCCGCCACCGACGCGGCCGGCATCCCCGATCGCGTGGCCTCGATGGTCGCCGACATCCTCGACGGCGAGGTCGACTTCCGCCGCGACCTGCGCCGCGGCGCCGAGCTGCGGGTGCTGTACGAGACCGTGCGCGAGGCCGACAGCCTCGACGGCCCGGTCGGCACGCGCGTGCTGGCGGTGCAGCTGCTCAACGACGGCGAGCGCCACGAGGCTGTCTGGTTCGAGCGCGACGACGGCAAGGGCGAGTTCTTCGGCTTCGATGGCCGCGGCATGCGCAAGGCCTTCCTGCGCAACCCGATCGAGTTCAGCCGGGTCAGCTCGGGCTTCACCAATCGCCGCCTTCACCCGGTGTTCGGCAGCGTGCGCGCCCACAAGGGCGTCGACTTCGCGGCGCCGTCGGGTACGCCGGTCCGCGCGTCCGGCTCCGGGGTCGTGGACTTCGCAGGCTGGCAGAACGGCTACGGCAAGGTCGTCGTGCTGCGTCACCGCAACGGCGTCGAGACGCTGTACGCGCACCTGCGCGGCTTCGCCTCGGGCCTGAACAAGGGCGACAAGGTCGAGCAGGGCGAGGTGATCGGCTACGTCGGCATGACCGGCTGGGCCACCGGTCCGCACCTGCATTACGAATTCATGGTGGACGGCCGGCAGGTCGACCCGATGAAGGTCGCGATGCCCGAGTCCGAGCCACTCGAGGCTGCCGAGCGCGAGCGCTTCGCTTCCCACGCGGAGCAGGTGGCGGTGCAGCTGGCCCAGCTCGATCCGCTTCGCATCGCAGCCCGCTTCGAGTGA
- the tyrS gene encoding tyrosine--tRNA ligase, whose translation MAPERHSLTTDGGERPTGSAAQGRPAVSERVLEALAVTRRGCDELLVESEWVAKLARSEADGRPLRIKLGLDPTAPDLHLGHTVVLNKMRQLQDLGHTVIFLIGDFTAMIGDPSGRNATRPPLTREQIEENAKTYFEQAALVLDREKTEIRYNSEWSDPLGARGMIQLAAKYTVARMLERDDFTKRFRSGVPISVHELLYPLMQGYDSVALKSDIELGGTDQKFNLLVGRELQREYGQEPQCILTMPLLEGLDGVEKMSKSKGNYVGITEAPGEMFGKLMSISDELMWKYFELLSFRPMSEIAALRAECAAGRNPRDAKVMLGQEIVTRFHSKAAAGQALADFEARFRQGALPEDMPEVQLSGAPLGVAQLLKQAGLVASTSDAMRNIEQGGVRIDGERIEDKGLKLAAGTYVVQVGKRRFARVELA comes from the coding sequence ATGGCTCCTGAAAGGCATTCCCTTACGACGGACGGCGGAGAGCGACCGACCGGCAGTGCGGCGCAGGGGCGGCCGGCCGTCAGCGAAAGGGTGCTCGAGGCGCTCGCGGTCACCAGGCGCGGCTGCGACGAACTGCTGGTCGAGTCCGAATGGGTCGCCAAGCTGGCCCGAAGCGAAGCCGACGGCAGGCCGCTGCGGATCAAGCTCGGGCTCGATCCGACCGCGCCCGACCTGCACCTGGGCCACACCGTGGTCCTGAACAAGATGCGCCAGCTGCAGGACCTCGGGCACACGGTCATCTTCCTGATCGGCGACTTCACCGCGATGATCGGGGACCCGTCCGGCCGCAACGCGACCCGCCCGCCTCTGACCCGCGAGCAGATCGAGGAGAACGCGAAGACCTACTTCGAGCAGGCGGCGCTGGTGCTCGACCGCGAGAAGACCGAGATCCGCTACAACTCCGAGTGGTCGGATCCGCTGGGCGCGCGCGGCATGATCCAGCTCGCGGCGAAGTACACGGTGGCCCGCATGCTCGAGCGCGACGACTTCACCAAGCGCTTTCGCTCGGGCGTGCCGATCTCGGTCCACGAGCTGCTGTACCCGCTGATGCAGGGCTACGACTCGGTCGCGCTGAAGTCGGACATCGAGCTCGGCGGCACCGACCAGAAGTTCAACCTGCTGGTCGGGCGGGAGCTGCAGCGCGAGTACGGCCAGGAGCCGCAGTGCATCCTGACCATGCCGCTGCTCGAGGGGCTGGACGGCGTCGAGAAGATGTCGAAGTCCAAGGGCAACTACGTCGGCATCACCGAGGCGCCGGGCGAGATGTTCGGCAAGCTGATGTCGATCTCCGACGAGCTGATGTGGAAGTACTTCGAGCTGCTGTCGTTCCGGCCGATGAGCGAGATCGCCGCGCTGCGCGCCGAGTGCGCGGCCGGCCGCAATCCGCGCGACGCCAAGGTGATGCTCGGCCAGGAGATCGTGACCCGCTTCCACTCGAAGGCGGCGGCCGGGCAGGCGCTGGCCGACTTCGAGGCGCGCTTCCGGCAGGGCGCGCTGCCCGAGGACATGCCCGAGGTGCAGCTGTCGGGCGCGCCGCTGGGCGTCGCGCAGCTGCTCAAGCAGGCGGGGCTGGTGGCGTCGACCTCGGACGCGATGCGCAACATCGAGCAGGGCGGCGTGCGGATCGACGGCGAGCGCATCGAGGACAAGGGCCTGAAGCTGGCCGCCGGCACCTACGTGGTGCAGGTGGGCAAGCGGCGGTTCGCGCGGGTCGAGCTGGCGTAG
- the erpA gene encoding iron-sulfur cluster insertion protein ErpA, with translation MNAVAEMPAPLLFTDSAADKVRQLIEEEGNDNLKLRVFVQGGGCSGFQYGFTFDEETNDDDTVMQKNGVTLLIDAMSYQYLVGAEIDYKEDLEGAQFVIKNPNATTTCGCGSSFSA, from the coding sequence ATGAATGCTGTTGCCGAGATGCCGGCTCCCCTGTTGTTCACCGACAGCGCGGCCGACAAGGTCCGCCAGCTGATCGAGGAAGAAGGCAACGACAACCTGAAGCTGCGCGTGTTCGTGCAGGGCGGGGGCTGCTCGGGCTTCCAGTACGGTTTCACGTTCGACGAGGAAACCAACGACGACGACACCGTCATGCAGAAGAACGGCGTCACGCTGCTGATCGACGCGATGAGCTACCAGTACCTGGTCGGCGCCGAGATCGACTACAAGGAAGACCTCGAGGGCGCCCAGTTCGTCATCAAGAACCCGAACGCGACCACGACCTGCGGCTGCGGGTCTTCGTTCAGCGCCTGA
- a CDS encoding anhydro-N-acetylmuramic acid kinase, translating into MSGTSVDGVDGALVEFPLDSSVAAGTALPRTLAFRSRPFPAPLRGQLQALQAPGHDELGRAALAANALADLYAGVVGDLLEAAGTAASDVSAIGAHGQTVRHRPELGYTIQLLSPARLAELTGIAVVADLRSADVAAGGQGAPLAPAFHATVFAHPRLRRAIVNLGGIANVSLLEASEVFDGRLDTTGSVPAAPVLGFDTGPANTLLDLWCERHTGQAFDLDGKWAAGGRVLDGLLESLLDEPYFRIAPPKSTGRDLFDARWLERKLAESGAGGAEPRDVQATLAELTAITVAEPCRQFAAREVWVCGGGARNAHLMGRLAALLPGVSLADTGRLGIDPQAVESMAFAWLAHRHLAGLPGNLPSVTGAGGPRLLGARWPAGGNPIRR; encoded by the coding sequence ATGTCCGGGACCAGCGTCGACGGGGTCGATGGCGCGCTGGTCGAGTTCCCGCTCGATTCATCCGTGGCAGCCGGCACGGCCCTGCCGCGTACCCTCGCCTTCCGTTCGCGCCCGTTTCCCGCCCCACTGCGCGGGCAGCTGCAGGCCCTGCAGGCACCGGGCCACGACGAGCTGGGCCGCGCCGCGCTAGCAGCCAATGCGCTGGCCGACCTCTATGCCGGGGTCGTCGGCGACCTTCTCGAAGCGGCCGGCACCGCCGCTTCCGACGTGTCCGCGATCGGCGCGCACGGCCAGACGGTCCGCCACCGGCCGGAACTGGGCTACACGATCCAGCTGCTGAGCCCGGCGCGCCTCGCCGAGCTGACCGGCATCGCAGTCGTCGCCGACCTGCGCAGCGCCGACGTGGCCGCCGGCGGACAGGGTGCGCCGCTGGCGCCGGCCTTCCATGCCACGGTGTTCGCCCATCCCCGGCTTCGAAGGGCGATCGTCAACCTGGGCGGAATCGCCAACGTGAGCCTGCTCGAGGCGTCGGAAGTCTTCGACGGCCGGCTCGACACCACCGGGTCCGTGCCCGCTGCCCCGGTGCTGGGCTTCGACACCGGCCCCGCGAACACGCTTCTCGACCTGTGGTGCGAGCGGCACACCGGACAGGCCTTCGACCTCGACGGGAAATGGGCAGCGGGCGGCCGGGTACTCGACGGCCTGCTCGAGAGTCTGCTCGACGAGCCCTATTTCCGGATCGCGCCGCCCAAGAGCACCGGGCGGGACCTCTTCGATGCCCGCTGGCTCGAGCGCAAGCTGGCCGAGTCGGGCGCGGGCGGCGCCGAGCCGCGCGACGTGCAGGCGACGCTGGCCGAGCTGACCGCGATCACCGTGGCCGAGCCTTGCCGGCAGTTCGCGGCAAGGGAAGTCTGGGTGTGTGGAGGAGGCGCGCGCAACGCGCACCTGATGGGCCGGCTCGCCGCGCTGCTGCCGGGCGTGTCACTGGCGGATACCGGCCGTCTGGGGATCGATCCCCAGGCCGTCGAGTCGATGGCCTTCGCGTGGCTGGCGCACCGGCACCTTGCCGGGTTGCCGGGGAACCTGCCCTCCGTGACGGGGGCCGGCGGCCCTCGCCTGCTGGGGGCGCGGTGGCCGGCCGGCGGGAACCCGATCAGGCGCTGA
- a CDS encoding porin, with the protein MKKSLLALAVLGAFAGAAAAQTNVTLYGIADAGIGMIDDDAVGGDSYVNVFSGVQSTSRFGIRGTEDLGGGLKALFNIEAGVNWDTGAADSVFWQRRAVVGVASSWGELRLGRDYTPGFSAAGATDVMGYGLFGNWLTFTAQAGNLGITTRASNGLHYTSPTFGNTKCAATPAPTECGAFGGGLSFRAMYATGEDPTGNNTGDMYGLAGVYKGGPLTVQAYFQSTDNGTGNDDQYGAGAQYVAGMFRVAFNYGMAKRDDGVEHEGMGLGAGVKLGGGELLVNYIQQEVNTAGTPKATSIGVGYVYPLSKRTNVYATYGQLDNKNGANFGLRYSQSVVGAGGVDRDPSAFAVGVRHFF; encoded by the coding sequence ATGAAGAAATCCCTGCTTGCTCTGGCCGTGCTCGGCGCCTTCGCCGGTGCCGCCGCTGCGCAGACCAACGTCACCCTGTACGGTATCGCCGACGCCGGCATCGGCATGATCGACGACGACGCGGTCGGTGGCGACTCGTACGTCAACGTCTTCTCGGGCGTCCAGTCGACCAGCCGCTTCGGCATCCGCGGCACGGAAGATCTGGGCGGCGGCCTGAAGGCCCTGTTCAACATCGAAGCCGGCGTGAACTGGGACACCGGTGCCGCCGACAGCGTGTTCTGGCAGCGTCGCGCCGTCGTCGGCGTGGCCAGCAGCTGGGGCGAACTGCGCCTCGGCCGCGACTACACCCCCGGCTTTAGCGCGGCGGGCGCCACCGACGTGATGGGCTATGGCCTGTTCGGCAACTGGCTGACCTTCACCGCCCAAGCCGGCAACCTGGGTATCACGACCCGTGCCAGCAACGGTCTGCACTACACCAGCCCGACCTTCGGCAACACCAAGTGCGCGGCCACCCCGGCCCCGACCGAGTGCGGCGCGTTCGGCGGCGGTCTGAGCTTCCGTGCGATGTACGCCACCGGCGAAGATCCGACCGGCAACAACACTGGCGACATGTACGGTCTGGCCGGCGTGTACAAAGGCGGCCCGCTGACGGTCCAGGCCTACTTCCAGTCGACCGACAACGGCACTGGCAACGACGACCAGTACGGCGCGGGTGCCCAGTACGTGGCCGGCATGTTCCGCGTCGCGTTCAATTACGGCATGGCCAAGCGTGACGACGGCGTCGAGCACGAGGGCATGGGTCTGGGCGCCGGCGTGAAGCTGGGCGGCGGCGAGCTGCTGGTCAACTACATCCAGCAGGAAGTCAACACCGCCGGCACGCCGAAGGCCACGTCGATCGGCGTCGGCTACGTGTACCCGCTGTCGAAGCGCACCAACGTGTACGCCACGTACGGCCAGCTCGACAACAAGAACGGCGCCAACTTCGGTCTGCGTTACTCGCAGTCGGTCGTCGGTGCCGGCGGCGTGGATCGCGACCCGAGCGCCTTCGCGGTCGGCGTCCGCCACTTCTTCTGA
- a CDS encoding OsmC family protein, translated as MECTVRWTGLSGMSFVAETGSGHAVVMDGAPEGGGRNLAPRPMEMVLLGTGGCSAYDVVVILRKSGQDIRGCEVQLKSERAETDPKVFTRVHFHFVVRGRGLKPNLVERAIKLSHDKYCSASAMIGKTAEMTLDWEIVED; from the coding sequence ATGGAATGCACGGTCAGATGGACCGGCCTGAGCGGCATGAGCTTCGTCGCCGAAACCGGCAGCGGCCATGCGGTGGTGATGGACGGCGCCCCGGAGGGCGGTGGCCGCAACCTCGCCCCCCGGCCGATGGAGATGGTGCTGCTCGGGACCGGCGGCTGCAGCGCCTACGACGTCGTCGTGATCCTGCGCAAGAGCGGACAGGACATCCGCGGCTGCGAGGTCCAGCTGAAGTCCGAGCGGGCTGAAACGGACCCGAAGGTCTTCACCCGGGTCCACTTCCATTTCGTCGTGCGCGGCCGCGGCCTGAAGCCGAACCTGGTCGAACGGGCGATCAAGCTGTCGCACGACAAGTACTGTTCGGCGTCGGCAATGATCGGCAAGACCGCCGAGATGACGCTGGACTGGGAGATCGTCGAGGACTGA
- a CDS encoding alpha/beta hydrolase, producing the protein MIRRWRSLAVALALLAAAGGCATLDNWQRQAIFQVGHAQTRWYSEPPPGTERFDLLLENGHRVHAWYLPSASDPDGAPTVLYLHGSRWNLHNSVFRLRRWHELGFNMLAIDYRGFGDSTPLLPSEDSAFEDVLAGFDELQRRQPDPSKRFVYGHSLGGALAIRLAAENGRLLSRDAYEADRESPGPVSPGPGALAGVVVESSFTSIAELAKGTKWGWLPGLGWLVTQRFDSLDRVAKVDEPLLFIHGTGDRVVPHEMSDRLHATANGVRGGLKQLLKVEGASHSGVSRSGGEAYERAVREFVEAASGLLRRPPAARG; encoded by the coding sequence GTGATCCGCCGCTGGCGAAGCCTGGCGGTCGCGCTGGCCCTGCTGGCCGCGGCCGGCGGCTGCGCCACGCTGGACAACTGGCAGCGGCAAGCGATCTTCCAGGTCGGCCACGCACAGACCCGCTGGTACAGCGAGCCGCCGCCCGGCACCGAGCGCTTCGACCTGCTGCTGGAGAACGGCCACCGGGTCCACGCCTGGTACCTGCCGTCGGCCTCCGATCCCGATGGCGCGCCGACCGTGCTGTACCTGCACGGCTCGCGCTGGAACCTGCACAACAGTGTGTTCCGGCTGCGCCGCTGGCACGAGCTCGGCTTCAACATGCTGGCGATCGACTACCGCGGCTTCGGCGACAGCACGCCGCTGCTGCCCAGCGAGGACAGCGCCTTCGAGGACGTGCTGGCCGGCTTCGACGAACTGCAGCGCCGCCAGCCCGACCCGTCGAAGCGCTTCGTCTACGGCCACAGCCTGGGCGGCGCCCTGGCGATCCGGCTGGCGGCCGAGAACGGGCGCCTGCTGTCGCGCGACGCCTACGAAGCGGATCGGGAGTCGCCCGGCCCGGTCTCGCCTGGACCCGGCGCTTTGGCCGGCGTGGTCGTCGAGTCGAGCTTCACCAGCATCGCGGAGCTCGCGAAGGGCACGAAGTGGGGCTGGCTGCCGGGCCTCGGATGGCTGGTCACGCAGCGCTTCGATTCGCTCGACCGTGTCGCCAAAGTGGACGAACCACTGCTGTTCATCCACGGCACCGGCGACAGGGTGGTGCCGCACGAGATGAGCGACCGGCTGCACGCCACGGCCAACGGCGTGCGCGGCGGGCTGAAGCAACTGCTGAAGGTCGAGGGCGCCTCGCACTCTGGCGTGAGCCGCTCGGGCGGCGAGGCCTACGAGCGCGCGGTGCGGGAGTTCGTGGAGGCGGCGAGCGGGCTGCTGCGCCGCCCGCCTGCCGCCCGCGGGTGA
- the rplM gene encoding 50S ribosomal protein L13, translating into MKTFSAKPHEVKRDWFVIDASDKVLGRLAAEIALRLRGKHKPEYTPHVDTGDFIVVVNAGKLRVTGAKTEDKKYYRHSGYPGGITETTFGKMQSRFPGRALEKAVKGMLPKGPLGYAMIKKLKVYAEPTHPHTAQQPKVLEV; encoded by the coding sequence ATGAAGACGTTTTCCGCCAAGCCGCATGAAGTGAAGCGCGACTGGTTCGTCATCGACGCCAGCGACAAGGTTCTCGGCCGCCTGGCCGCCGAGATCGCGCTCCGCCTGCGCGGCAAGCACAAGCCCGAGTACACGCCGCACGTCGACACCGGCGACTTCATCGTCGTCGTGAACGCCGGCAAGCTGCGCGTCACCGGCGCCAAGACCGAAGACAAGAAGTACTACCGCCACAGCGGCTACCCCGGCGGTATCACCGAAACCACGTTCGGCAAGATGCAGTCGCGCTTCCCGGGCCGCGCGCTCGAGAAGGCGGTCAAGGGCATGCTGCCGAAGGGCCCGCTCGGCTACGCGATGATCAAGAAGCTCAAGGTCTACGCCGAGCCCACCCATCCGCATACGGCTCAGCAGCCGAAGGTTCTGGAGGTTTGA
- the rpsI gene encoding 30S ribosomal protein S9, whose amino-acid sequence MIGDYYYGTGRRKTSVARVFIKKGSGKFVVNGKPLDEYFARETGRMVVRQPLELTANLEAFDIKVNVHGGGESGQAGAVRHGVTRALIDYDETLKPALSAAGLVTRDAREVERKKVGLHKARRRKQFSKR is encoded by the coding sequence ATGATCGGCGATTACTACTACGGCACCGGCCGCCGCAAGACCTCGGTCGCGCGGGTTTTCATCAAGAAGGGTTCGGGCAAGTTCGTCGTCAACGGCAAGCCGCTCGACGAATACTTCGCCCGCGAGACCGGCCGCATGGTCGTGCGCCAGCCGCTCGAGCTGACCGCCAACCTCGAGGCCTTCGACATCAAGGTCAACGTGCACGGTGGCGGCGAGTCCGGCCAGGCCGGTGCGGTGCGCCACGGCGTCACCCGCGCGCTGATCGACTACGACGAAACGCTGAAGCCCGCGCTTTCGGCTGCCGGCCTGGTCACGCGCGACGCGCGCGAGGTCGAGCGCAAGAAGGTCGGTCTGCACAAGGCGCGACGCCGCAAGCAGTTCTCGAAGCGCTGA